Proteins encoded by one window of Dietzia sp. B32:
- a CDS encoding GntR family transcriptional regulator, protein MMQFDNSSPIWVQLVEEFSRRIVTGEWEAGDKMPGVRELAADLGVNPNTAQRALAELERLELCRSERATGRFVTLDSERIDEVRADLATDAADAYIRRVRGLGMAHDKARTLLDHRWDTHEHTTTDEHDGGA, encoded by the coding sequence ATGATGCAGTTCGACAACTCGTCCCCGATCTGGGTGCAGCTCGTCGAGGAGTTCTCGCGACGCATCGTGACCGGGGAATGGGAGGCCGGGGACAAGATGCCCGGCGTCCGGGAGTTGGCGGCCGATCTCGGCGTCAACCCCAACACCGCCCAGCGGGCCCTCGCGGAACTGGAACGGCTCGAACTGTGCCGGTCCGAGCGGGCGACCGGGCGGTTCGTGACGCTGGACTCCGAGCGGATAGACGAGGTCCGCGCCGACCTCGCCACCGACGCCGCCGACGCCTATATCCGACGCGTCCGCGGCCTGGGAATGGCGCACGACAAAGCCCGAACGCTGCTCGACCACAGATGGGACACCCATGAACACACCACTACCGATGAGCACGACGGAGGTGCCTGA
- a CDS encoding flavodoxin family protein yields MSALVVYESAWGNTRLVAEAICDGLSPHLPAEVVAAHEAPPLADLHVDLLVVGAPTHAFGLPRDGTREDAHARGGELIPSGVREWLDAAGSASLAVATFDTHVRHPDLPGHAGRKAAKKLRKLGCHPVADAETFYVDGYEGPLLPGELERARAWGDGLTRGDW; encoded by the coding sequence ATGAGCGCGCTCGTCGTGTACGAATCCGCGTGGGGGAACACCAGGCTCGTCGCCGAGGCGATCTGCGACGGCCTGTCCCCCCACCTGCCGGCGGAGGTGGTGGCCGCACACGAGGCCCCGCCACTGGCCGACCTACACGTGGACCTGCTCGTGGTGGGCGCGCCGACCCACGCGTTCGGACTGCCCAGGGACGGCACCCGCGAGGACGCGCACGCCCGCGGCGGCGAGTTGATCCCGTCCGGAGTGCGCGAGTGGCTCGACGCCGCCGGCTCCGCCTCCCTGGCCGTGGCCACTTTCGACACCCACGTTCGCCACCCCGATCTGCCCGGTCACGCCGGCAGGAAGGCCGCCAAGAAGCTGCGCAAGCTCGGGTGTCACCCGGTGGCGGATGCCGAGACCTTCTACGTGGACGGCTACGAGGGCCCGCTCCTGCCCGGCGAGCTGGAACGGGCGCGAGCATGGGGCGACGGCCTAACCCGCGGCGACTGGTGA
- a CDS encoding family 1 glycosylhydrolase — translation MSGRARRAGHPTIIRRALPLLLALVLAVAVAPQLQPGAAAQPGGGPAEPGSGFHWGVATSGFQVEGSNPDSNWKRYVGATSPRGQTDPVGDAVDFWNRYEEDIANAAAMGVNTFRLSVEWARIEPAPGEYDDEALRHYDRIIDTVRRHGMTPMITMVHFVYPGWLADRGGMLADNAVESFGRFADLITDRWAGDGTMWVTFNEPLVFFKHEMTIGRVQFADFSRFLATIEAAHRLGYAAAHRADPDAMVTMNEAYLPMATGFTDTLIGDRVADAVDYVGIDYYYGVALNNLTAINAAWDDFAAVRPQPEGIYEAITHYAHAYPGKPIYIVENGMPTLNGGRADGIERGDFLRDTVFWLQRAVADGYPVIGYNHWSLVDNYEWGDYSARFGLYRVDVLGDPTLTRQPTSGVDAYREIIAGGGVPDGYRPVLPAAWCSLATIPDSCIGPVSAEGPLTTLAGR, via the coding sequence ATGAGCGGGCGCGCGCGACGGGCAGGACATCCGACGATCATCCGGAGGGCACTTCCACTGCTGCTGGCGCTCGTGCTCGCCGTGGCGGTGGCCCCCCAGTTGCAGCCGGGCGCAGCGGCCCAGCCTGGTGGGGGACCGGCCGAACCGGGCTCCGGCTTCCACTGGGGCGTCGCGACGTCGGGCTTCCAGGTGGAGGGCTCGAATCCGGACTCCAACTGGAAGCGCTACGTCGGCGCGACCTCGCCAAGGGGTCAGACGGACCCGGTGGGCGACGCGGTGGACTTCTGGAACCGCTATGAGGAGGACATCGCCAACGCCGCGGCGATGGGCGTGAACACCTTCCGGCTGAGCGTGGAGTGGGCGCGGATCGAACCCGCGCCGGGGGAGTACGACGACGAGGCCCTCAGACACTACGACCGGATCATCGACACGGTCCGCCGACATGGCATGACCCCCATGATCACGATGGTGCACTTCGTCTATCCCGGGTGGCTGGCCGACCGGGGCGGGATGCTCGCGGACAACGCGGTGGAATCGTTCGGCCGCTTCGCGGACCTCATCACCGACCGGTGGGCGGGCGACGGCACCATGTGGGTGACGTTCAACGAGCCGCTGGTGTTCTTCAAGCACGAGATGACCATCGGACGGGTTCAGTTCGCCGACTTCTCCCGCTTCCTCGCCACCATCGAGGCCGCCCACCGACTCGGCTATGCGGCCGCCCACCGGGCCGACCCGGACGCGATGGTCACGATGAACGAGGCCTACCTTCCGATGGCCACCGGGTTCACCGACACGCTGATCGGGGACCGGGTGGCCGACGCGGTCGACTACGTGGGCATCGACTACTACTACGGCGTCGCGCTGAACAACCTCACCGCCATCAACGCGGCGTGGGACGACTTCGCGGCCGTGCGGCCACAGCCGGAGGGGATCTACGAGGCGATCACGCACTACGCCCACGCCTACCCGGGAAAACCGATCTACATCGTCGAGAACGGAATGCCGACTCTCAATGGTGGGCGCGCCGACGGGATCGAGCGGGGCGACTTCCTGCGCGACACGGTGTTCTGGCTCCAGCGGGCCGTGGCCGACGGGTACCCGGTGATCGGCTACAACCACTGGTCGCTGGTCGACAACTACGAATGGGGCGACTACTCCGCCCGCTTCGGGCTGTACCGGGTGGACGTGCTCGGAGACCCGACCCTGACACGCCAACCCACGTCGGGGGTCGACGCCTACCGCGAGATCATCGCGGGCGGGGGAGTGCCCGACGGATACCGTCCGGTGCTGCCGGCGGCGTGGTGCTCGCTGGCCACGATCCCGGACAGCTGCATCGGGCCGGTGTCGGCAGAAGGGCCCTTGACGACGCTGGCAGGGCGATAA